The genomic DNA ACACCTGCTCGTTGTCGTGGCGTTTCGCTTCGTCTTTCTTCGCACTTTCCTGCTTATCAGTAATTGATTTTGCAGTGAAATCTGCATCCTGGTCTGCTTTAGGCTTGCTATCGTCTTCATCACTCATCGCTTTCTTAAAGCCTTTGATGGACGCACCTAAGTCAGATCCCAGCGAGCTCAGCTTTTTAGTCCCGAAAAGCAGAACCACGATAACGACGATAATCAGCAACTGCCAAATACTAATACCACCCATACAAGTTCCTCTGATAGATGATGAAATAATCAGCGCGCATTATACGTTATGCAGCGCCCTGTTAGCGACGCATAATTCAGCGCGTCTTCCGCCACCCTGCGAGCCATACCACCAGCCCTCCAGCCATAAGCCACGCGGGTGTCAGCCCCCATTCCGGGCGTTGAATCAGTAATACTGTACCGCTCAGGAGTAAAACCGCGCCTATACCAAAGAGATAGCGCGACTGCCCCTGACGGGTACGGTGCGTCGCCATTTCCTGAGAAAGCTTCTCCAGGCTCACCTGTACCTGCTTGCTCTGACGCAGGCTGTCGTACACCAGTTCAGGCAGCTCCGGCATTTTTTCGATCCAGAACGGCGCTTTATCCTTCAGCGCGCGGAACAGTGCCGGAATACCGACCTGATCTTTAATCCACGACTCAAGGAACGGTTTTGCCGTCTTCCATAAATCTAACTGAGGATAGAGCTGACGTCCTACCCCTTCTACGTAAAGTAATGTCTTTTGCAGTAACACAAGCTGTGGCTGTACTTCCATGTTGAAGCGCCGCGCGGTGTTAAACAGGTTCAGCAACACGTGACCAAAAGAGATTTCTGCCAGCGGCTTTTCAAAGATGGGTTCGCAGACGGTACGAATGGCAAACTCGAACTCCTCAACGTTCGTGTCCGGCGGTACCCAGCCGGAATCAACGTGCAGCTCGGCCACTTTACGGTAGTCGCGATTAAAGAAAGCGATAAAGTTTTCAGCCAGATAGCGTTTGTCGTCTTTATTCAATGAACCAACGATGCCGCAATCGATGCCAATATACTGCGGGTCTTCCGGATGTTCATAGCTGACAAAAATATTGCCTGGATGCATGTCGGCATGGAAGAAGCTGTCGCGGAATACCTGGGTGAAAAACACCTGCACGCCGCGCTCGGCAAGCAGCTTCATGTTGGTATTCTGCTTCTCAAGCGTTTCGATATCCGACACCGGGATGCCGTAGATACGCTCCATCACCAGCATGTCGACACGACAATAATCTGAATACACTTCCGGCACGTACAGCATCGGGCTGTTTTCAAAGTTACGCCTTAGCTGGATGGCGTTTGCCGCTTCACGCAGCAGGTTCAGCTCGTCGATCAGCGTTTTTTCATAGTCGCGCACCACTTCTAACGGGCGCAGGCGACGGCCGTCCGGCAGCAGGCGGGGAACCCAGCGCGCCAGGCGGTAAATCAGCTTCATGTCCGCTTTAATCACCGGCAGGATATCCGGGCGGATAACCTTAATCACCACCTCTTTGCCGTTTTCTTTTAAACGCGCGGTATGCACCTGGGCAATGGAGGCAGAGGCCAGCGGCTCAATATCAAAATCGTCAAACCAGCTTTCCACGGGAATATCGCCCATGGATCTTTCAATCTGCTGTTTTGCCAGCTTTCCGTCAAACGGCGCCACGCGGTCCTGCAGCATGATGAGCTGATCGGCAATCTGAGGAGGGAAAAGGTCGCGGCGGGTAGAGAGCATTTGCCCGAATTTAATCCATACCGGGCCAAGCTCCTGTAGCGCCAGGCGCAGACGCTCGCCCAGCGGCTTATCCTTGTGGCGGTTCGGCATCCAGAACAGCAGCCGACGCCCCATACGCAGCGGCAGCGTGATGCGCATTTTAGGTATGAGCTCATCAAGCCCGTAGCTCAAAAAGGTGCGGATGATAAAGTACAGGCGCCGTAATTCTCCTGGCGTCATTTCCCCTCCAGTTTTTCCAACCGTTTGGTCAGCGCCGCAAGCTCACGCTCGACCGCCGCCGTCTCTTCCGCAAACCAGGCAACTTCCAGGGCACCCGGCGCCAGACGCCACTCTTCGGTCAGCGTTTCAGCCACATAGCGCTGCTGACGCGCCAGACCGTGCTGTAAGCACTTCGCCCCGCCGCGCAGCAGTTTGCTGACGCCCTCGGCGGCGATATCGCCGGTATAGGGCGCAAGCAGCTCGGCCGGGTCAAACTCGGCAAGATCGGCCAGCGATACCAGGTTTTGTACCACCTGGAGATCGCCCTGCACTTCCAAATCGTTATTGCGGATAAGCGCGGTCAACTGCTGGCGATTGCGCAGCTGTGGTAACACGCTGAGGCGGGTGATGACGGTGCAATCAGCCTCGCCTTCCCACGCGCCCAGCACGTCGACCTGACGCTCGCTGAAGACCAGCACCAGCGGCGAGGAAAATTCTTTGAGCTCAATGCGCAGTACTTTCCCGATAAGGCGCTGACGGGCAGGCTTTAACGCTTTTTCGCGCCACAGCAGCGCGTTAATAGCGGTCTCGATGCTGCCGGTCATTAAGGGTTTTAAAGGCATACGGCCCCCCACTTATCAGAATTTATAGCCGCGGTGCAGCGCGACAATCCCTGCCGTCAGGTTGTAGTAGTCAACGTTTTCCAGCCCGGCGTTCTGCATCATCGCTTTCAGAGTGTCCTGATCCGGATGCATACGAATAGACTCCGCCAGATAGCGATAGCTGTCTGCGTCATTGGCCACCGCTTCACCGATACGCGGCAGAATGTGGAACGAATAGGCATCGTAGGCCTTACTCAGCGGGTCGAAAACCGGTTTGGAGAACTCGAGCACCAGCAGGCGTCCACCCGGTTTCAGCACGCGGTACATAGAGCGCAGCGCTTTGTCTTTGTCGGTGACGTTGCGCAGGCCGAAGGAGATAGTGATCAGATCGAAGGTGTTATCCGGGAACGGCAGCGCTTCTGCGTTCGCCTGAACATATTCCACGTTGCCCACCACGCCGATGTTACGCAGCTTTTCGCGCCCCATTTTCAGCATGGAGTCGTTAATATCCGCCAGCACAACGCGGCCGGTTTCACCGACCATACGCGAGAATTTTGCCGTCAGGTCGCCGGTACCGCCCGCCAGATCGAGGACCGTCTGTCCACGGCGCACGCCGCTGCAATCAATGGTAAAACGCTTCCATAGACGATGAATACCGAATGACATCAGGTCATTCATGACATCGTATTTTGCGGCGACAGAATGGAATACATGCGCCACCATGTCTTCTTTCTGAGATTTGGCGATTGTCTGAAAGCCAAAGTGCGTCGTTTCTTGTGAATCCTCAACCATCTCTATGCCTGCTTATCAAGAAAATGTTCATGGAGTGTAACAGATTGGGCGCAATTGCCCTACGATTCCACCCCGTTACGAAATCCGCTGCGCGGCCGGGTTAGCGGCGTTCTGCGGCTAACGAATTGTCATCATTGGAGTCCGTGTCGTCGCGCAGACGAAAATCATCGTCCTGCGCCGTAGCCTGCTCGACCAAATCCGGATTAATCTCGCGCTTCACCTCAACGCCAAGATGGCGGAAGGCTTCCGCCTGCGTGAGCAGATTGCCGCGCCCGGTAGTGAGTTTTTTCATCGCCTGGCGGTAGTTATCCTGCGCTTTATCGAGACTCTGGCCAATAGCCGACATGTCATCCACGAAGAGCCGCATTTTGTCATATAAGCGGCTGGCGCGTTCAGCAATATGTTGCGCATTGCGGCTCTGATGTTCATAGCGCCACAGGTTGGCAATCGTACGCAGCGCCACCAGCAGCGTGGTGGGGCTAACCAGCATAATGTTATTTTTCAGCGCCTCGCTGATAAGTTCGGGCTGGCGATCCAGGGCCAACAGAAACGCCGGCTCAACGGGGATAAACATCAGCACATAGTCCAGCGAACGCAGACCCGGCAGTTGCTGATAGTCTTTACGCCCCAGCAGGCGGATATGATTACGTACCGCCGCGATATGCTCCTGCAGCGCCGCTTCGCGGGTGTAGTCATCGTCGGCGTTAAAGTAGCGCTCGTAGGCCACCAGAGTCATTTTGGCATCCACCACCACGTCTTTACGGTGCGGCAGGCGGACGATCACGTCCGGCTGCATGCGTGAATGACTATCGGTCGCGATACTCACCTGGGTTTCGTATTCGTGCCCTTCGCGCAGGCCAGAGGCCTCCAGCACGCGGGTCAGCACCACCTCACCCCAGTTGCCCTGGGTTTTATTGTCGCCTTTCAGCGCCCGCGTCAGATTGACCGCTTCCTGCGCCATCTGCGCGTTCAACTGCTGAAGATTGCGAATTTCATGCGCCAGGGTATGACGCTCGCGCGCCTCCTGGCCGAAGCTTTCCTGCACCTGACGGCGAAAACCATCGAGCTGCTCGCGCAGCGGCGTGAGCAGGCCGTGCAGACTCTGCCGGTTCTGTTCATCCACGCGGCGGTTGCTTTGCTCGAAGATACGGTTGGCAAGGTTTTCAAACTGCTCGCTCAGTCGCTGCTCGCTGTTAAGCATCAGGCGATATTTTTCATCGCCGTGCTGGCGGGTGGTTTCCAGCAGCGTGGTCACCTCGCGCAGGTCGACCTCTAGCGACGAGTTGATTTCCCGCAGGTTGCGTAGCTCGTTATTCAGCAGCTCGCACTCTTCGCGCCAGTGGGCATTCTGGGCTATCTGCTGTTTCGCCGCGCTCAGTTCGCCGTAAATATCACGCTCTTCCGCCAGCCGTTCTGCCCGCTGCTGCGCCACGCGATAGCTCGCCGCCAGCCAGCCAATCACCATGCCCGCAAGCGCTACCAGCGCATAAATCACCACGGCAATATCCACAATGCCCCCTGCCTAAACCGGTTATCTGCAAAAAATAGAATTGTGCTGTATAAACGTCCAGTTTTAAAGCAGTTTCCTGCGAGCGTCCACGCAAAAAGAAAAAGGCCGAACGAGTCGGCCTTTTGTCGGGGGAAAACCAGAATTACAGCAGACGGCGCGCCGCTTCCACCACGATTTTCACCGCGTGGCTTTCGGTCTGCTTCATGGTCTCTGCATTCGGAATTTCCTGCTGGGTGCGGTTGACGATAACGCCCGCCACCATCCCGGCACGCAGACCCTGGCTTGAACACATGGTCAGCAGCGTAGCGGATTCCATTTCGTAGTTCATCACGCCCATTGACTGCCACTCTTCCATGGAGCCTTTGAAGTTTCTTACTACGCGGCCAGAGAAGGTGTCATAGCGCTCCTGGCCAGGATAGAAGGTATCAGAAGACGCCGTTACGCCCACGTGGGTGGTCACGCCAACGGCTTTTGCGGCTTCAACCAGCGCGGTAGTACAGGCGAAATCGGCAACCGCCGGGTATTCCATCGGCGCAAAGTGCAGGCTTGCACCGTCCAGACGGACCGATGCGGTGGTGACCAGAACGTCACCGACGTTGATATTTGGCTGGATAGCGCCCGTTGTACCGACACGCAGGAAGGTACGAATACCGAGCTGTGCCAGCTCTTCTACGGCGATAGAGGTTGATGGGCCACCGATACCGGTTGAGCACACGATAACCGGCTTGCCGTCGAGTTCAGCACGCCAGGAGGTAAATTCACGATGCGATGCCAGTTTGACCGGCTTTTCCATCAGCGCGGCGATCTTTTCCACACGCTCCGGGTCACCGGGGACGATAGCTAACGTCGCCCCTTGTAGGTCGTTTTTAGTGAGGCCGAGATGAAAAACATCAGACTTGGACATAAAGAACTCCTCTGTGGTTCAGTTTTGTCAGAAGAAGCAAAAATGTACTTTATAGAAGACCATGACTCTTTTTCGTGACTACCATCACTAAGAACTAAAATTATTACATTCAATTCCACTTAATTAGTGATTTACATCACATTAACAAGTTATTGTTAATTCCTGCTGCACAAAAATACGTCGCATTGAGGCACTGTTATTTGGCTATGCGTTTATTTAAAAGGGTACGGAGAATGCCATGACAACCAACAAACAACCTGGATTTGCCCCTGCTGCTTCACCTCATGCCTCAACAACCGTTCATACGCCCGGAGAGGCCATTACGGCGGGTGAAACCTCTATTCCGTCACAGGGCGATATGCTGCCAGCCTATCACGCGCGGCCAAAGCACAGCGATGCGCCGCTACCGGTAATCATCGTAGTGCAGGAGATTTTTGGCGTCCATGAACACATCCGCGATATCTGCCGCCGGCTGGCGCTGGAAGGGTATCTGGCCATCGCCCCGGAGCTCTATTTCCGCGAGGGCGATCCGAATGATTATGATGACATCCCCTCGCTGTTCAGCGGCCTGGTGACCAAAGTTCCCGATGCGCAGGTGCTGGCCGATCTCGACCACGTCGCCAGCTGGGCGGCCCGCAACGGCGGCGATGCCAACCGCCTGGCGATCACCGGCTTCTGCTGGGGCGGGCGCATTACGTGGCTGTACGCCGCGCACAACCCGCAGCTGAAAGCGGCCGTCGCCTGGTACGGTCGTCTGACGGGAGACAAAACGCTGAATAGCCCTAAACATCCGGTCGATATCGCCGTCGATCTCAATGCGCCGGTGCTAGGTCTGTACGGCGGTGAAGATACCGGTATTTCACTCGATTCGGTGGAAACCATGCGTCAGGCGCTGCGGGCAGCAAACGCCAAAGCGGAAATCGTGGTTTATCCAGATGCGGGCCATGCCTTCAACGCTGACTACCGCCCGAGCTATCACGAGGAGTCGGCGAAAGATGGCTGGCAGCGCATGCTGGCGTGGTTCGCACAGTACAACGGCAAGAAAGGCTAACATTTCAGTAAAAAGAAAACGGAGGCAACCGCCTCCGTTTTTTTATCCCTGACGCAAATTCTGCGCCGCCTTCACCATATTTGCCAACGCCGCTCGCGTTTCCGGCCAGCCGCGCGTCTTCAGGCCGCAGTCCGGGTTTACCCACAAGCGCTCCGCCGGAATACGCTGCGCCGCTTTCTTCAACAGCGCTTCAATCCACTCCACGCTCGGGACGTTCGGCGAGTGAATATCGTAGACACCCGGCCCGATCTCGTTTGGATAATCGAACGCCTCAAACGACTCCAGCAGCTCCATGTCGGAACGCGAGGTTTCGATAGTAATCACATCAGCATCAAGCGCGGCAATGGAATCCATAATGTCGTTGAACTCGCAGTAACACATATGGGTGTGGATCTGGGTTTCATCCTTCGCCACTGCGGCGTTGATACGGAAGGCCTCCACGCCCCACGCCAGATAGGCAGCCCAATCACTGCGACGCAGCGGCAGCCCTTCACGCAGCGCCGGTTCATCAATCTGGATAATACCAATCCCCGCCGCCTCGAGATCTGCCACTTCGTCGCGCAGCGCCAGCGCAATTTGTTTGGCGATGGTTTCGCGGGTCACATCTTCGCGTGGGAACGACCAGCAAAGAATGGTCACTGGGCCAGTCAACATCCCTTTTACCGGTTTGTCGGTCAGCGTCTGCGCGTACTTCGCCCACTCCACGGTTATCGGTTCCGGGCGGCTTACGTCGCCAATCACCACTGGCGGCTTCACGCAGCGGGAGCCATAGCTCTGCACCCAGCCATTCTGGGTGAAGACGAAGCCGTCCAGGTGCTCCCCAAAGTACTCCACCATGTCATTACGCTCGGCTTCGCCGTGCACCAGTACGTCGAGGCCCAGACGCTCTTGTTCAATAATCGCCTGCTTAATGTGTTCAGCAATTCCGGTGCGATAGCGGTTTGCATCGAGATTGCCCTTTTTAAAGTCCAGACGCAGGCCGCGTATCTCGGTCGTTTGCGGGAACGAACCAATTGTGGTGGTCGGCCACGCGGGTAAATTAAAGCGCTCACGCTGCGCGGCCGCACGGGTCGGGTACGCACTGGTTCGCTGGCTATCCTGTGCGGTAATTGCCGCCAGCCGTTTTTCAACCGCCGGGTTATGCACGCGGGTCGAGTGACGACGAGCCTGAATCGGCGCGCTCCACTCAACAATACCCGTCGTGTCACCGCTGTTCAGCGCATCACGCAGCAGTGCCAGTTCGCCACATTTTTGCAGGGCGAAGGCAAACCAGCTCTTCACTTCAGCATCCAGTCGGGTTTCCACACTCAGATCGATGGGGCTATGCAACAGCGAGCAAGAAGAGGCAACCCACAGCGCTCGCTTGCCGACGATATCTTTAATTTGCGCGTATTTTTCGCTGAGATCGGCGCGCCAGACGTTACGACCATTGATCAGGCCAGCGGAGAGCAGCCAGTCTGCAGGCAGGCGTTGATGCAGTTCGCCCACATCATCGTTGCCGTGGACAAGGTCGACGTGCAGCCCCTGAACCGGCAGCGCGGCGATGGTGTCCAGGTTCGGCGTGACGCCTTCAAAGTAGGTCGTCAACAGTAGCTTCAGCTGCCCGGCAAGCGCATCGTATGCCGGTTTGAAGGCATTCAGCCACGCCTGCGGCAGCTCCAGCACCAGCGCTGGTTCATCGATTTGCACCCACTCAATACCGCGTTTTGCCAGCTCGGCCAGCACCTGCTGGTAAACCGGCAGAATGTCATTCAGCAGGCTCAGGCGGTTGAATGGCTCGCCCTTTACTTTGCCCAGCCACAGGTAGGTTATCGGCCCC from Klebsiella sp. WP3-W18-ESBL-02 includes the following:
- a CDS encoding dienelactone hydrolase family protein, whose protein sequence is MTTNKQPGFAPAASPHASTTVHTPGEAITAGETSIPSQGDMLPAYHARPKHSDAPLPVIIVVQEIFGVHEHIRDICRRLALEGYLAIAPELYFREGDPNDYDDIPSLFSGLVTKVPDAQVLADLDHVASWAARNGGDANRLAITGFCWGGRITWLYAAHNPQLKAAVAWYGRLTGDKTLNSPKHPVDIAVDLNAPVLGLYGGEDTGISLDSVETMRQALRAANAKAEIVVYPDAGHAFNADYRPSYHEESAKDGWQRMLAWFAQYNGKKG
- the ubiJ gene encoding ubiquinone biosynthesis protein UbiJ, which encodes MPLKPLMTGSIETAINALLWREKALKPARQRLIGKVLRIELKEFSSPLVLVFSERQVDVLGAWEGEADCTVITRLSVLPQLRNRQQLTALIRNNDLEVQGDLQVVQNLVSLADLAEFDPAELLAPYTGDIAAEGVSKLLRGGAKCLQHGLARQQRYVAETLTEEWRLAPGALEVAWFAEETAAVERELAALTKRLEKLEGK
- the ubiB gene encoding ubiquinone biosynthesis regulatory protein kinase UbiB, whose protein sequence is MTPGELRRLYFIIRTFLSYGLDELIPKMRITLPLRMGRRLLFWMPNRHKDKPLGERLRLALQELGPVWIKFGQMLSTRRDLFPPQIADQLIMLQDRVAPFDGKLAKQQIERSMGDIPVESWFDDFDIEPLASASIAQVHTARLKENGKEVVIKVIRPDILPVIKADMKLIYRLARWVPRLLPDGRRLRPLEVVRDYEKTLIDELNLLREAANAIQLRRNFENSPMLYVPEVYSDYCRVDMLVMERIYGIPVSDIETLEKQNTNMKLLAERGVQVFFTQVFRDSFFHADMHPGNIFVSYEHPEDPQYIGIDCGIVGSLNKDDKRYLAENFIAFFNRDYRKVAELHVDSGWVPPDTNVEEFEFAIRTVCEPIFEKPLAEISFGHVLLNLFNTARRFNMEVQPQLVLLQKTLLYVEGVGRQLYPQLDLWKTAKPFLESWIKDQVGIPALFRALKDKAPFWIEKMPELPELVYDSLRQSKQVQVSLEKLSQEMATHRTRQGQSRYLFGIGAVLLLSGTVLLIQRPEWGLTPAWLMAGGLVVWLAGWRKTR
- the tatA gene encoding Sec-independent protein translocase subunit TatA, which produces MGGISIWQLLIIVVIVVLLFGTKKLSSLGSDLGASIKGFKKAMSDEDDSKPKADQDADFTAKSITDKQESAKKDEAKRHDNEQV
- the ubiE gene encoding bifunctional demethylmenaquinone methyltransferase/2-methoxy-6-polyprenyl-1,4-benzoquinol methylase UbiE; its protein translation is MVEDSQETTHFGFQTIAKSQKEDMVAHVFHSVAAKYDVMNDLMSFGIHRLWKRFTIDCSGVRRGQTVLDLAGGTGDLTAKFSRMVGETGRVVLADINDSMLKMGREKLRNIGVVGNVEYVQANAEALPFPDNTFDLITISFGLRNVTDKDKALRSMYRVLKPGGRLLVLEFSKPVFDPLSKAYDAYSFHILPRIGEAVANDADSYRYLAESIRMHPDQDTLKAMMQNAGLENVDYYNLTAGIVALHRGYKF
- the udp gene encoding uridine phosphorylase, translated to MSKSDVFHLGLTKNDLQGATLAIVPGDPERVEKIAALMEKPVKLASHREFTSWRAELDGKPVIVCSTGIGGPSTSIAVEELAQLGIRTFLRVGTTGAIQPNINVGDVLVTTASVRLDGASLHFAPMEYPAVADFACTTALVEAAKAVGVTTHVGVTASSDTFYPGQERYDTFSGRVVRNFKGSMEEWQSMGVMNYEMESATLLTMCSSQGLRAGMVAGVIVNRTQQEIPNAETMKQTESHAVKIVVEAARRLL
- the rmuC gene encoding DNA recombination protein RmuC, which produces MVIGWLAASYRVAQQRAERLAEERDIYGELSAAKQQIAQNAHWREECELLNNELRNLREINSSLEVDLREVTTLLETTRQHGDEKYRLMLNSEQRLSEQFENLANRIFEQSNRRVDEQNRQSLHGLLTPLREQLDGFRRQVQESFGQEARERHTLAHEIRNLQQLNAQMAQEAVNLTRALKGDNKTQGNWGEVVLTRVLEASGLREGHEYETQVSIATDSHSRMQPDVIVRLPHRKDVVVDAKMTLVAYERYFNADDDYTREAALQEHIAAVRNHIRLLGRKDYQQLPGLRSLDYVLMFIPVEPAFLLALDRQPELISEALKNNIMLVSPTTLLVALRTIANLWRYEHQSRNAQHIAERASRLYDKMRLFVDDMSAIGQSLDKAQDNYRQAMKKLTTGRGNLLTQAEAFRHLGVEVKREINPDLVEQATAQDDDFRLRDDTDSNDDNSLAAERR
- the metE gene encoding 5-methyltetrahydropteroyltriglutamate--homocysteine S-methyltransferase, whose amino-acid sequence is MTIQNHTLGFPRVGLHRELKKAQESYWAGNASREDLLTVGRELRARHWEQQKQAGVDLLPVGDFAWYDHVLTTSLLLGNVPARHQNKDGSVDIDTLFRIGRGRAPTGEPAAAAEMTKWFNTNYHYMVPEFTKGQQFKLTWTQLLDEVDEALALGHKVKPVLLGPITYLWLGKVKGEPFNRLSLLNDILPVYQQVLAELAKRGIEWVQIDEPALVLELPQAWLNAFKPAYDALAGQLKLLLTTYFEGVTPNLDTIAALPVQGLHVDLVHGNDDVGELHQRLPADWLLSAGLINGRNVWRADLSEKYAQIKDIVGKRALWVASSCSLLHSPIDLSVETRLDAEVKSWFAFALQKCGELALLRDALNSGDTTGIVEWSAPIQARRHSTRVHNPAVEKRLAAITAQDSQRTSAYPTRAAAQRERFNLPAWPTTTIGSFPQTTEIRGLRLDFKKGNLDANRYRTGIAEHIKQAIIEQERLGLDVLVHGEAERNDMVEYFGEHLDGFVFTQNGWVQSYGSRCVKPPVVIGDVSRPEPITVEWAKYAQTLTDKPVKGMLTGPVTILCWSFPREDVTRETIAKQIALALRDEVADLEAAGIGIIQIDEPALREGLPLRRSDWAAYLAWGVEAFRINAAVAKDETQIHTHMCYCEFNDIMDSIAALDADVITIETSRSDMELLESFEAFDYPNEIGPGVYDIHSPNVPSVEWIEALLKKAAQRIPAERLWVNPDCGLKTRGWPETRAALANMVKAAQNLRQG